In Theileria equi strain WA chromosome 4 map unlocalized gcontig_1105316255033, whole genome shotgun sequence, the following are encoded in one genomic region:
- a CDS encoding conserved hypothetical protein (encoded by transcript BEWA_013720A) has product MAKIAARPFFPQNDSTSIWTKIELVEPHPNSWNPYKDVSAGSEVHPIPVENNVDQDLPPMGFTYIRNNVFFSRLPNFNLEPVCAGCVPHNIRPENCHKIAVSGFCKGFVDSEGKVYCEGINKKFLSAIRSRASCSDNCPCPNTCRNRLPDGIQIPVKLVKAPQLGWALHTRVPLRKGTFIMQYVGEIICRSEMAAREHHYDKLGQFNYCMESVEMEKQSDDWQMPCIDSMVLGNIARFLNHSCEPNVEVITVWKGDDFPSIAVYALCDIAAGDALTYCYGNSYRSIPCLCGTKSCRGFIGSV; this is encoded by the coding sequence ATGGCAAAGATTGCTGCAAGGCCATTTTTTCCACAAAATGACTCAACATCTATCTGGACCAAAATAGAATTAGTAGAACCGCATCCAAATAGTTGGAATCCATACAAGGATGTAAGTGCAGGTTCAGAAGTTCATCCCATACCAGTTGAAAATAATGTGGATCAGGACTTGCCTCCAATGGGTTTTACCTATATTCGCAATAATGTATTTTTTTCAAGACTTCCAAATTTCAACTTGGAGCCTGTTTGTGCAGGTTGCGTGCCGCATAATATTCGACCTGAAAATTGCCATAAAATTGCAGTTAGTGGATTCTGCAAGGGGTTTGTCGACTCTGAGGGAAAAGTTTATTGTGAGGGAATAAACAAGAAATTTTTGTCAGCAATACGCTCCAGAGCTTCGTGTTCTGATAACTGCCCATGTCCAAACACATGCAGAAATAGACTCCCAGATGGAATACAAATCCCAGTAAAGCTCGTAAAGGCGCCACAGCTTGGTTGGGCATTACATACACGAGTTCCACTTCGCAAAGGAACTTTTATAATGCAGTACGTTGGAGAAATAATTTGCAGAAGTGAAATGGCAGCCAGAGAACACCATTATGATAAACTAGGGCAATTTAACTATTGTATGGAATCTGTTGAAATGGAAAAACAATCCGATGATTGGCAAATGCCTTGCATCGATAGCATGGTCTTGGGAAATATTGCCAGATTCTTAAATCACTCGTGCGAACCAAACGTGGAAGTAATTACAGTATGGAAGGGAGACGACTTTCCCTCTATCGCAGTCTATGCGTTATGCGATATTGCGGCAGGAGATGCACTCACGTATTGCTATGGGAATTCTTATAGATCAATCCCCTGCCTTTGTGGAACAAAGAGCTGCCGAGGCTTTATCGGAAGCGTGTAa